The Polaromonas sp. SP1 DNA window TGCCCGAGACGAAGATGAGTAGCCGGCTGTAATCCGTTTCCCACGAGTCGGTCGAGGCCCGGAACGCCAGCATGCGCTCCTGCAGTTGTTGGGGCGTCCAGGTCATCACTTCCTGCAGCGGCTCCTTGAGCTTGAGGCTTTGCCGGAACTCCTGCGCCTGGTAGGGCGAGAGGGCGAATTTCAGTTTTTTGGGCAGTGCGCCGTCTTTCTCAGGCTTTTCATCTGCTTCCTCGCGTTCGTGGTCGTACAGCGAGAAGGCCAGCGACGATTCAAGCTCCTGCAGAAAAGACAGCGACGGCGGCAGGCGCCCGTCGGACAGCAGCTGCCAGACGTCCTGGTAGCGCTTGACCGCCAGGTCGCCGCCTTTTTCGTTGACGGTGCGAAAGCGCTGGAACTCGTCCAGCACCAGCATGCCGGGCTCGCCCTCGGCTACACCGGACTCGGCCAGCATCGCGCTGATGGAGTCGGCGCTGCGCCAGCTGCCGCCGTTGCTGAAGCCGTCCATCTGCACTTCGACAAAGCGGTCGTAAAAGCCCAGCTTTTGCGCCAGGCGGCGCGTGAGCTGGGTCTTGCCGGTGCCGGTCAGGCCCCACAGGCACACAATCACCGGGCGGCGAATGATGTGCGGCAGCACATACCAGGCGCGGATCGACTCGATCACCCGGTCGATGATCCCGTCAATGCCGAACAGCTCGGTCTTCAGCTCGGCCGCGACCAGGGCCAGGTGGGCACTGCGTTCGCGCATGAGCCCGGGCGGCACGCGGGCTGCGGCAGCCGTCTCGGTTGTCATATCGTTTTTCATGTCAGTCAATCAATCAATCAGTTTTTTAAGGGCCTTGTGTAAGGCCACGGTTTCAGCACGGCGATGCGCGCCGGTGCTGCGAATATGTTTGCCCGCGCCGGACGTGATGGCGCGACGGGCCAGCGCCTGCACCACGGGGTTGCGCGGCGCGGGCAGCTGCACGGTCAAGGCAAGCGGCTGCTTCATGCGCCGCAAATGCTTGACCTTGCCTGCGGCAAAGTCACGGGAAAAAGTTTTGGCACTCATGTGCACGCTCCAGAAAGCAAAAAACCCCGGCGAAAAATCAGCCTGGGGTTTGCGGAGCGCGCTTCACACGTGAAGGCGCGGCACCGACTGCCCGCAGGGCTGGGTATGGTGGGCACCACATCCAGCCGGGGGCAGTGGAGGGTGCGTCAGGTGTGAGTGAACAAAGTCATGGGTCTTGGTGGCTTCAAGGGTTGGCTGCGCAAGGTTATTCGTTGCGCAGCGGCTCAAAGCAAGGAACGGATTCTGAAGAGCCCGCGCGGGCTTGGCAAGTTTTATGCGAGGGTTTTTGATGAGGTGTTGTGAAAATCAAACCAACACCGCGCCATGACGCCGGTGTTTGCCAGGCGCCTCAGCGCCGCGACGACACCACGATGCCGCCCACGATCAGCACAAAAGCGACGGCGTGATAAAGATGCGGCAGCTCACCCAGAAACGCCGCCGACAGCAGCGCGGCGAACAGCGGCGTGAGGTTGGAAAAGAAGCCCGCGATCGCCGGCCCGACCCGCTGCACGCCCATGCCCCAGCAGCGATAGGCGATCACCGCGGGCCCGACGGCCACGTACAGCAAGGCCGCAGCCAGCGGCCAGCCCCAACTGATGTGCGCATCGGTCAGCGCCCACTCACCCGCTGCAAAAGCGCCTGACCAGGCCAGGCCGAAGACGATTTGCGCAAGCAAAAAAGCCGCCCAGTCGCGGCGGATTTCGCCGGGCTCTTTGGGTTGCGACAGCAGCCAGCTGTAGAACGCCCAGGACAACGTGGCCAGCAGCACATACAGGTCGCCGGGCACCAGTTGCACCTGCATCAACAACTCCCACTGGCCGCGCGACAGGACCACCAGCACGCCGGCAATCGACAGCACGGCGCCGGCGACCTGGCGACGGGACACGGCCTGGCCGAAGAACAGCGCGCCCACGACCAGCATCCAGATCGGCACGCTGGATGCGACCAGCGTGACGTTGAGCGGCGTGGAAGTTTTCAGTGCCAGGTACTGCAAGGCGTTGTAGCAGCCCACACCCAGCAGGCCCAGCACCGCAAAGCGCTTCCAGTGCGCCCACAGGCCGCTGCCCGGTTTCAACACCTGCCAGGCCAGCGGCAGCAGAATCACAAACGCCAGCGCCCAGCGCAAAAAATTGAGCGTCATGGGCGGCACCAGGCCGGTGACCAGGCGGCCGACGACGGCATTGCCGGCCCAGAGCATGGGAGGGATCACCAGCAGCGTGGCGGTGGCGGGCGTGAGGCGTTGGGTCATGCCAGCGACTTTACCAAGCGGCGCTGTTTTCCGACGAAGGGGACGTGTTCAACCCTCGAGCCGTGCGGCCCATTGGGATTCATGGCACCATGACGGCCGAGCTTCTTTCCCACCCACCGCAACCTTTGCAAGGAACACCATGGCCTCCTACCCCTCCAAAGCCGTCCGCATCGACAAGCACGGCGGCCCCGAAGAACTCAAACTGGTGGACGTGACGGTGGGCGAGCCTGGACCGGGCGAAATACGCATTCGCCACAAGGCCATCGGCCTGAACTACATCGACGTCTACCAGCGCAGCGGCGTCTACCCGTTC harbors:
- a CDS encoding DMT family transporter, whose amino-acid sequence is MTQRLTPATATLLVIPPMLWAGNAVVGRLVTGLVPPMTLNFLRWALAFVILLPLAWQVLKPGSGLWAHWKRFAVLGLLGVGCYNALQYLALKTSTPLNVTLVASSVPIWMLVVGALFFGQAVSRRQVAGAVLSIAGVLVVLSRGQWELLMQVQLVPGDLYVLLATLSWAFYSWLLSQPKEPGEIRRDWAAFLLAQIVFGLAWSGAFAAGEWALTDAHISWGWPLAAALLYVAVGPAVIAYRCWGMGVQRVGPAIAGFFSNLTPLFAALLSAAFLGELPHLYHAVAFVLIVGGIVVSSRR